A portion of the Flavobacterium limnophilum genome contains these proteins:
- the hpf gene encoding ribosome hibernation-promoting factor, HPF/YfiA family, which produces MKVNVQAVNFTVDRKLVDFVQERLDRLEKYYDKIVSSEVFLKVEKTSDKENKFVEIKINVPGDDFLVKKQCKTFEEAVELSAESLERLLVKRKEKIRDHI; this is translated from the coding sequence AGGTAAATGTTCAAGCAGTCAATTTTACTGTTGACAGAAAACTAGTGGATTTCGTTCAAGAAAGATTGGACAGATTGGAAAAGTATTACGACAAAATAGTGTCGTCAGAAGTTTTTTTGAAGGTGGAAAAGACGAGTGATAAAGAAAACAAATTTGTCGAAATCAAAATTAATGTGCCGGGTGATGATTTTTTGGTAAAGAAACAGTGCAAGACTTTTGAGGAAGCAGTGGAGCTTTCGGCAGAATCCTTGGAGCGTTTGTTGGTAAAAAGGAAAGAAAAAATAAGAGATCATATTTAA